GTTTAAATGCTCTCAGCAGCCAGTACTGCATGTCcatcaaagtgtccttgagcaagactcTGATGAGGTTTCCCGCTCAGTTTATTCATTGTTGCCGCAATGCATTCTTCTCAGTTGTCCCACTGAGACAATATAAATTTGGGATTTTCCTGCAAAACAAGCCTGTTTTAAGAATACCAACTTCTTCCTTCTATTACATGAAACATAATCAGAACATGCTGTTTATAAAGAATCATAAACCTGTGAGTAATTTCATGGGTTTGATGTTATCCCTCCACAGGTGAAGCTGTGGAGCTGCTGCCTGAGCAGGGTGTGAGTGAGATCCCAGCTATCCGGAAGCCCAGTAAAGAGACCACCTGGCTGGGACCCAAAGAGAGCGCTGTGCGCCAGCACCGGCAGGAGATGAAGACTAAGATGAAGAGCAACAAGGTGGAAGAGGTGAAACCAACACGACCCAAACAGGTGAGGCTTAGGAAAGCATCTGTTGTATAGGAAACTCTGAGGTTAACATATGGCATATGTTTGAACCCCGAAAATCATGAAATCAAGGAAGAAGAAAATTTAATTATGTGTCAATTATGGCTTAATTTGGCCTTTCTTATGTATCATAATCACAAATACAGATTGAATTTATACATCAGCTGTTACATTTTCCTTCATGTGTGACTTTTCTAATTAACATGCACAAGAAAAGACAATATATTCATACTGTGTGTGGTACAAAATCACATCCTGTTGTACTACAGCAACAACTCCAATGTCATTATTGTTAACTGTAAGGAGTTATAAGAAAAATGTGAGTCAAGTGTAACCAAAGACTCTTGTCATGCACCAATCCCACCTTTTCTGTTGTTGATTATTATACTTTTGATTAGCTATGATAGAGCATAGATTATTGGTCTGATAgtgatgtttttctctttcaattAAAAATCTGTTTGTCTGAGATCAGTCTTCTGTGTGTGAAGTCTCTTGTGGCTGGAACATCAAGAGGAAACATTTAGCATGTTTGCATTGTTAGAAAGGGTTTACAGCacagaacagagaggagcagtCAGCTAAAATCATAAAGCACCAGGGCCTGTGTTAGTGACTGGTGGTAtccaaaaaaaatctaaagtgCATGATGCTCTGCATTACATGGTATAATAATTACAGTCAGCAACCAGTAAATTACAGAAGATAAGAATGTGTAAATAGTGTAAAAAGCAGGTCCTCTGTAAATCTTCCTTAGTCTCGGTCAgttagagaaacagctgctaAGACTGCAGAGGAAGGCAAAAAGGAGTGCAGTGCCGCCTCCCTCTGGTACAGCTGctaaaaaatgttatattgtaatatttgagGATCATTCAATGTACCGCTAATACTTGAGCCTATTGGTTAATAACAgtaaagctgcaacaattagtccattaattgattaactattaaaatgatcaattcattatttttttaagagaaAGGGACACATTATCTTATTCtggcttctcaaatgtgattttttttgtcctctatgacagtaaactgaataactTGTGGactaaacaacacatttttcatagattttttacattttatgggccaaacaactaattggttaattgaaaaaataaacagattaagCAATGATGAATAGTTGCAGCTTTAAGTAGAGTGGTGCACTTTATAAATTATTTCATAAGTCAGGAAGGAACTCAATAAATGACCAAATAACTGTTTTAAATGGGTTACAGagcaaagaaaacacattttctccccACAGTTCCACTTCATTCAAAAGATATTTACTGACTTTATATACACCTGACCTGCTCTGCATCCTGGAGCTTGGACTCATGGGTGAACTCCGGTCATTTCTAACCGGCATCGTGGTATTTTCCATCCGccattaaaatcatttaaaggtTATAGCTCTACCAGAAACTTTATAACTGTCTCAACAAGACTTTGGCTTCATTGAATTGTGAGGTAAACCTGAGGTCACTGGCAAGAGTTGTTATTCATTACTGGCAAGAAAACATGATTCATTTGCCCGTTACAGAGAGCCCTTTAAATttattgtgaatgtgtgtgtgtgtgtgtgtgtgtgtgtgtgtgtgtgcgtgcgtgtgggtgggtgtgtgtgtgtgtgtgtgtgtattttatgtgaGAATTTTATGTAGCGAGTCAAAAATGTGCTGATTGCCTTACAGACACATCCCAAGAATAGTTTCCTGGTTTGCAAATTCATTTCccaacattattttaatcagatttttcagaaaatatgaaaagaaaggTTACAGTTTTCTTGATTTTGGgcaaaacaaactaaataaaacacatcttaAAACTTTTTAATATCTGTGCACAAACGTTAGAATAAATAGAACAATTTGTGCAGAACATTTTTTGCTGCAGGCCGACCACGTTTTGCACGTCTGTCACAGACACCCAGCTACTGTCATACGGGCTTGTGTATGACtgacttgtgtttgtttgttttcgcTCTTTTCAAGACTCAGTGTCAGCAGGAGCTTGACCAGGTCCTGGAGCGGATATCCAAGATGCCCTTCAGAGATAACCGAGGTCCCCTGGAAGACCTGTACGCCCTGCACATCCCCAACTGTGACAAGAGGGGGCAGTATAACCTCAAACAGGTGACTCCAGGCATTAATGGGAAAAGGGCAATGGGTGGAGAGGCTGTAGCCACATGATAATATGCTTATAGATAATTATAATATGATGAATGCCCTAATGATTTAGAGGAGAAAAGTGGATATAGCATCACAGTGACCAATGTAAAcataattatgttattattttagaGAGATCCATTGGAAATGTTTTTCCACCTtaatataacatgtttttatataataatgaatttaGAGATATGTGAGAccatttaaagtgtgtttttcttccatAACTTGCCTGATAATGGTGTAAAAATCATTAATATGCGCAAAACATGTTTactctgtttaaatatattataatttcatATTAAACTACTGATAATATACACTAATGCTGTATATTTGTGCAGAATCACTGCATGCACAAATATGATTAAGCATCTAAAAAAACTACTTAAAGATACATCGAAACATGTagaaataatcaattaatgtgatttgtgtttgtgtttcagtgcaAGATGTCTCTTCATGGTCAGAGGGGCGAGTGCTGGTGCGTCAACCCTCACACCGGCCGACCTATCCCATCAGCCCCCACCGTGAGGGGCGACCCCAACTGCAGCCAGTACCTCagagagctggagctggagctccCCGACATGGCCCAGATATAGTGtggcacaaaacaaaacaaaaggaaaaaaacaaactgtaaagtACATGGGAACAAAGAACATCTGAGTAAGCTATATATTatctttctgtgtgtatgtgtctctagTTCACTTGATGACAGTGACATTTGAAATCTTAACCAccaaaatggattaaatgatAGAATCCAGCTTGCTGAGTAGGATGTAACTGCAGATTAATTTTTTTGGTAAAGATAagactccttttttttgtttctccctCATAGATACCCAGTAGAGTGTCAGTGACATTGCTATACTAATTGTGACCAATTTGCTCTGTAATTAGtgttttgtactgtatgtgttgaaaAAGCCTTCAacatatttggtgtttttaggtgtgttttcatgtcCTAGCTTGCAGACTACTGTTGCGCCTCATGCTATACTGTAGGCTTTGAATACACATGGCTTCTAAAACACAGTATTAAAGATGAAATGTAGTACATGTTGGCATTAAATGTTCAACACTAGGGAGGACATTATTTTAGACTGCCTAGTGATTAACGGGTAAAgctattaaaatgataataatttcaATTTGTGACcgtgtgttttgttttgcagttgCTCAGCAAGTAAGCAggatgcttttaaaaaatatttgtatctcaggaaaataaacaaacctTAATAAGGATGGGAAAGTTATTGAGGATTTTGAGTTATTGAGGAAGGGCTTTTATTTCCCTTAAGTTAAAATACAGAAGCCACATTCATTAATATGACTCAGTTTTTTTGGCTCAAAAATGAACGCTTCAATTCCCGACATCACGAGTAAAACTTAATGTTTGACCCAGCTGTGACTCCCTGAATTTTACCTCAAAATATCTTAAGTCTGCTCTAATCAGTACTTTTTATTGGAACAATTGGTGCAATGACAATGTGGAAGTTGTTGCTTGTAGTGATGAATCCACGATTtccactgcccccaagtggcaaaAAAAGTGAGTAAACGAATAATTTAAAGTATCTAAATTTCATTTTTGTAAGGCCCTCTATGGACACTAAGCCACATGTTTGACCACACCCCtttcagtgatgtcacagtggtGTTTTGCCTTTTGACAGCAGATGGAAACAGCCTGCATGAAGGTCAGAGAAAAGTGCACGTGAGGCATTTTAGTGAGTACAggaactttatttaaatagtgaTTCGtcattaccaaaaaaaaaaaaagagtacatCAATTACACGCCTGATAAATATTTCActataatgttcatattttttttttttttttttttttttgcatttttgagaTTCTGAAAGTGTCACCGTGTTGTGTTTACATGAGTGCTAGAATCAACAGCATGAGAGAGATGTTCTTTTTTATTGGGGAAGAATAGGCTGACAGCCCCTGTCATTGCTCTCCTGTATATTGCTATAAAGTGAGCATGTTACGTGCAGGCATTAGGAATGTCTGAGtcatttattgaacattttaaagattaCAAACCACAGAATTATATAAGCAATAGAACAAAACCATTTGTCCTCTGTCAATGACAACCACGCCGAAAACTGTTTacctctttttttgtgttggaTCGCCCCTCATTCGTCAACACAATGCAAATCAGGATTCAAAGTGGCGTGGGGCAGAAGGCACTTGAATTTACATACAAACTCAGCGACCTTGCTCTTTGTAGGATAAAGAACCTGATAAACCCCCGAGAGCAAGTCGCTGTCGACCAACGGATTTGCCTGTGTGGTGGCAGTTAAGACCCTACACGTGAAGACATAAACAATTCGGGGCCTTTGCATATGATTTGTGTGCGAGCTGTGAAGGGTGCCACGATTGTCGGACAGTAGCTTGGGTAGGCTGGGCTCATGAGAACTTTTTGAAGGGCatggcacatacagtacacgcgcacacacacacacacacacacacacaggcacgcacacacactgtacatacatttacaAACAGTGGAGCAACATGGAAGCAGTTGTCTGGACTTAAAGAAGGCCTTTCGACATTTTACAgtacaataaaatgtgtttgtgtctcctAATTGCTTGTCAATTATCTGCCACTGCAACTGCTCATTGGACTACACACAGGAAGTCTGAATATCACTTTATGAACATCACTTCATCTTTTGAGGAAGGTTAGAGCTTAATTGCATCAAACACAACCGATTTTTACCACTGAATATCAGgcttaacaagaaaaaaaaaaaaaaaaaaagcatccaaGGCTCATCTGACAGCGGCAGCATAAGCAGCTACAGTGAAGTGCACTGCAAGGAGGAAGAGCTGATCAATCTCAACATCATCACATTGCTATTTTAAGAATTCTCtctgaataaaatcaaagctgGCAGTTTTGAGAATGACTTAATGTTACaattacaagaatcctgagcaAACTAGTGTTGCtttctcattcattttctgtaattTGATGTTTACTTCCTATATTTTTTTGATAGATTGTGAGGCTGTGATTGACACAAATCACAACCTAAGTTAATTCCAAACATTTTTGAAAGCAGTTTCTACTTAAAGACCCTGCAGAGGTCTAAAAGAATTGGcaacacttaaaaaaatgtttaagtgATGAAGCTTAGCTATAGCTCTTCTTCCAGGGCAAAATCAATGGCAGCAGTCACTATTAGGACATTGCTAAGGCCTGATTGATTTAAACAACGAGAACTTACTCATTATTGGATGATTTCtccaaactgtttgatcatcaccTTGACAAAAAACAAGTATAaaggattgatttttttttagccacATTTCATATATGTCTTGTCTCATACTTTTGCGGAGTAAATTTAGCAATATATATAACTTGCCACTCAGACTCAGTACACGACATGTTTTCAATATCATACAAATATATAGAATTTTCTATTATCTATGGATATAAAGAGGCGAGGTTAACCTCAATCATAGTACACAGTCAGTGGGGAGCCAGAGTTAAGATCTACAGGTGCAGATTTTCACCTAAGCAAGCTTTTCAGTTTGGCTTCCCTTGggaaaaaacccccaaaaaacaaaaaaaaaaagaccacacAGTCCATCACACCTGACCATATATATAAGCATTTGTGCCATATTTTCCTGATTGGCAGTCATTAAGTGTGCTAGCTTGATTGgcaggttttttaaaaaaggacaggGCTCAACGAGTACGGCTCGGTTCGCTCTCATtcgttgctgttgctgttgctgctgtcaaGATCTTTGCACTGCAGGTCTCCTCCAGCATAGTTGATGCCGGGGATTTTCACGCCAAATCGGTCCACACACCAACAGATCCCCCTCCGACGACCACGAGACGGCTTGCACTGCAAAAGAAGAGCAACCaggaaaatgttaaaatatttcattttggtCTGAAGTGAATGAATGGCATGATACAAGAGGATGTGTCCATACTTGTTTGCGCTTGAAGAAACCCTTCCTGTCACAGTTGGGGATGTACAAAGAGAGAGCCAAGACCCGAGAAGCGTCCTTCATGCTCTGAATTTGATTATCCAGTCTTCTTCTGCAAGGGCCctgtatacacacagacacaggtaTACATGATCACAAGTGTGAAATGAGGTACAAATGAACAGCTTTAGGCTCTGGCCCGACATGCCCTTGAAAGTTTGTAAAATGCCCcccagaaaaaaaagggaggcaGACCAATAATGAGGATTTAAGCATTTCACTATGTTCACACCATGTTGACACGTGTGAAAGTGGCCCCATGGGGCATCTTGGCTTATTTGTCAGAACTGGTTTCTTTCCACTGTGCAAGAAGCCTGAAGCAGTGGGATGCACTATCTGAGACTCTTATGTTTAAAGTCAAACAAATGTTGAATAATCTACAGCTGATTCAGAAAGATTTCCTCAAAAACTTCCACCTAACTTGTGTCAGTTTTCCAACCTGGCAAGCATTTTAGTAATCTCTTCCTCACTTACAAACTCAGGCTCCAGTTTATCCAAGCTGTGAGGAGGGAGATCGAGGTTGCTGGCAGGTCCCAGCCTGGCCAGCTGCTTGATGCGGTCCTTGGCCTGTTTCATGGCGAGGACCTTTAGACTGTTGATGCGGTCTCCTCCGTGTATAGGCACCTTAGTTTGGGGCAGCATTGACTCGATGGGCAGCAGGGCACCATCGTGAGATTCTCCGCCTGATAGGGAggcaaagacagagagggaagtgGGTTTGAGTCACTCATTAGCGTTTTCTTGTTAACAAAGGTGTGTATATCCTTGAGGCCTAATAAAAGAGTTAaatgcttttccttcctcataaaacatctGCAAAGCTAttctttgaatgttttaaagtgttcTTCCACACCTTTTGTTGGTGCATTGCTGCATTTTTTGGCACTTTACTGCTAACGAGCGCAGCAGCACTTTCCGACCCAAACAGCTGATCTGGGGCATAATACGGTGCAGTGTGGAGGAATATGGACATTCTACGGTTGAGAACATGTCGTGCTGAAGGAAAGGGCTGTCTGTACACTTAAActgataaatcatttttttaggTGCGCCTTTTATAGGAggcttaaatatgtttaatactatatactacattgCTTAGCTTCTGTGCCAGCAGTCTTATCTGTTTCTTCATACTGGGAGCGTGCTGACCCAAATATACTGCAGGTGATACACTGACTATGAATAACATCCTCATGCAACCCCACTCCAAAAAATCCAAACTATCCCTTTAGGCCTCGAGGGAGTTACCAAGCACTGTTATTATTAGGAGGCCtcatttaataaatgaatcGCCCAAACATCAGGTCCACTATTGCTCAAACTaaactacatttttatatattatgttaAGACAATTTACCACCTTCTGCAGAAGGAAATCAAAACTTCCAGAGTCCAATCAAAACAGTATGTTGCTTAAATTTTTATCAGCATAATGACAGAATATAAACAAAACTGCTACAAGAACAAGAATgcgtacaaaaaaaaaaaaaagtacagctgCAGTTCACTGGAGCTTGATTCGCACAGGATTACTGTTATCAGAGGAGCTCTGTCTTCACCGAAGCACACTCGGTAATTTACACCGGAACTTTGCAAATTACAGATGTTGCAGGATTAAAATAACCAATGATACCAATTATTACAAACTACTTAATGTCCACAGGTGTAATGTTAGTCCTCTGCGAACAAAGCTTCAAAGcattttttctgctgctttcaaGAGACTGTTTGAAGAAGGGTCAGAATCAAAAGCACTATGATGGCTCCCACCTGGAGCTGTATCTATTTGAGTGgctaaaattaaaaagtaaagctAAACTCAGGAGAGACAGTGGACACAGTACAAGAGTGTTGAATTTGGAAACGTCACAACACGATGTGATGATTTCACTGCACTGCTAAATGCTTATTTAGCACAGTTAGTGGCTACTGGCCAGCTTCAGATTGGATGTGTTGACATACGGGACAACATAGCCTACATTTATGGCAAGTTAGGTTGCCAGTTTGGGGTATATGTAGACCAGGGgttttaaaacttttatagCCAGTGACCTAAATGAGATATTTAGTCTCACCCTGGCACCCAGGCTCATGAAAACATGCTATTACACTTGTCATGTGGCAAGCCACCAGAAACAGCCACAGCCCATTTTGGGTCCCAACCCCCACAGAAGCCCTCATGTACATGCATCTTTCATCTGTGCAAAAATACAGCTCTCTGCTAAATTTTGAGGAGTTGCACAAACCTCAGCATTCGCCCCTGTCCCACGTCCCACCCTCTATTCATACGACCACAACGACTGTGTCGAGGCCAGAGCCAGTGGCTGCGGCTTTCTTTCCCAAAAGCACTTTATTGTGatatttcacttcatttatAGCTTTAAACATGCATTAGTCTTGTATGTGTCCTAAGCCACGATTGGCCCATTTCCACTGCTGTGTCACGCACTTGTCTCCGTTTAGTTTTGGCAGATTGAAAATTCTGCATGTAAAGCCCTCTATTTCTGCACAGACGTGATTGCTAAGCTACTAAGCTAACTGGGCAGAGAGACAAGGTCAGGGCCTTGCTGCAAATGATGCTTAAAACCTCCcaagccccccctcccccatccaCCCCACAATGATCATgatgataaagatgatgatgatgtcatccatcCCTATAATGACAGGTTCTTGGAAACAGCAAGAGAGATTTCCTCCAAAGAAAGCTGATCAGCAGCCAGTGTAAGTCCAATCAAGTCTTCACTCACTAATCCTTGCGCTCGTCTAATCTGACCTGTGGTGACTGATCTTtcatccccccaccccctttcttcctctcccttttcCTCATGTTTGATTAGTGAGACACTGTGATCCTGGAGAGCAGGATCCCTACAGGATGTAATGTAAGAAAACTCATCCTCCTTACAtccctccttcattttcttcttaacaagacttttctttttgcttCATCTGGAAAATCAGGACATGTAGATTCTATCCTGAGCCATAACCACAGCTTGAGCTGAATATTACTAAATGTAATAGCAAACATAACACAAAAAGGCAACTAAATACTCCTGTTTACACCTTGTATTGATGATTTAATGACTGCTTGTTTCATCGTTGTCATTGTGTATACATGCAGAGTGGTGTATTATTGTAGTGGTGCAAAATCATACTTCAAGCATATTTAGGGATGTATCAAAAATGCATATTGAACCTCTTGGCAACTGCTACAAATGCAGATTAAGCATGCATACACCTCGttcattttgtgtgtctgtaaaatgtctataaaatgtgatttttgtgtgtatttatcagTGTGCATATgggttttgtttaatttatgtgTTGAGAGAGCGCCCAGCAGGAGATGTGGAGTTAATGGAGAAGCTGGCTGACGGGCAGACAGATGGGGGATCAGTACTGTAACCCACGCTCAGCCTGCATTCTGCTGAATCACTGCACAGCCTGGGCCTGCCTGCAgcgccgagagagagagagaagggtgggggggtgggggtggggggtgaagAGACCAGGGTGGGACCAACAAAGAGCGGTGGGAGGGAGCAGAGGATAGTgtgggaaagggaggaaaaggcaAGGGGAGATGAATAGCTGATTGGAGTTTTTTTGGTTATACAACCTTTTCTCAGATGCTCTGAAGGCTGAAATGACTGTAAAATTGGCTGGaattttaaacaaacacaaactattttgaaagaagaaattCTTCCTATGAAACAAGCTTATCTTGGACCACTTTGATTAGATTTTTCAAAGAGTAGACTTCAGAA
The sequence above is drawn from the Scomber japonicus isolate fScoJap1 chromosome 24, fScoJap1.pri, whole genome shotgun sequence genome and encodes:
- the igfbp5a gene encoding insulin-like growth factor-binding protein 5a yields the protein MLLSVSFLVVPLLSITGCGSSYVPCEPCDQKALSMCPPVPVGCQLVKEPGCGCCLTCALEEGQPCGVYTGPCTRGLRCLPKNGEEKPLHALLHGRGVCRNEKLYKMMHPSKGGESHDGALLPIESMLPQTKVPIHGGDRINSLKVLAMKQAKDRIKQLARLGPASNLDLPPHSLDKLEPEFGPCRRRLDNQIQSMKDASRVLALSLYIPNCDRKGFFKRKQCKPSRGRRRGICWCVDRFGVKIPGINYAGGDLQCKDLDSSNSNSNE